One region of Yersinia bercovieri ATCC 43970 genomic DNA includes:
- the yihX gene encoding glucose-1-phosphatase translates to MLYIFDLGNVIVDIDFKRVLGVWSKLSSIPLATLSERFTMGEVFQQHERGEISDEEFARQLSDEMGVSLSFEQFAEGWQAVFVALRPEVIAIMHKLREEGHRVVVLSNTNRLHCNHWPQHYPEVAAAADHMYLSQDLGMRKPEARIYQHVLNAESTPAEQAIFFDDVEANIVAARIEGITAIHVTDRTVIPAYFS, encoded by the coding sequence ATGCTGTATATCTTTGATCTAGGGAATGTGATTGTTGATATCGACTTTAAACGCGTGTTGGGTGTCTGGAGCAAATTAAGCAGTATTCCGCTAGCGACATTGAGCGAGCGCTTTACGATGGGCGAGGTATTCCAGCAGCATGAACGTGGGGAAATCAGCGATGAGGAGTTTGCCCGCCAGCTTAGTGATGAAATGGGCGTCTCTCTTAGCTTCGAACAGTTCGCCGAAGGATGGCAGGCGGTATTTGTCGCGTTGCGCCCTGAAGTGATCGCGATTATGCATAAATTGCGCGAGGAGGGGCATCGAGTGGTGGTGCTATCCAATACGAACCGCCTGCACTGTAATCACTGGCCACAACACTACCCTGAAGTGGCCGCCGCTGCCGATCATATGTATCTCTCTCAAGATCTGGGGATGCGCAAGCCGGAAGCCCGAATCTATCAACATGTGCTAAACGCGGAAAGTACCCCGGCGGAACAGGCTATCTTCTTCGATGATGTCGAGGCGAATATTGTCGCGGCTAGAATCGAAGGAATTACTGCCATTCATGTCACCGACCGAACGGTTATTCCTGCTTATTTTTCCTGA
- a CDS encoding virulence factor BrkB family protein: MAKFLRFRVAPPLKPCVTFGRMLYSRIDKDGLTMLAGHLAYVSLLSLVPLITVVFALFAAFPMFADISIKLKAFIFSNFMPATGDIIQNYLEQFVANSNRMTVVGTCGLIVTALLLIYSVDSVLNQIWRSKTPRSLVFSFAVYWMVLTLGPILVGASMVISSYLLSLQWLANAQVDSMIDEILRVFPLLISWVSFWLLYSVVPTVRVPARDALIGALVAALLFELGKKGFTMYITLFPSYQLMYGVLAVIPILFLWVYWSWCIVLLGAEITVTLGEYRALRHKPNGEESQSQEM; the protein is encoded by the coding sequence ATGGCAAAATTTCTGCGTTTTCGCGTAGCTCCTCCCTTAAAACCCTGTGTCACTTTTGGGCGAATGCTTTACAGCCGAATCGATAAAGACGGGTTAACGATGCTAGCTGGCCATTTGGCCTATGTATCATTACTTTCGCTGGTGCCACTTATCACGGTGGTTTTTGCCCTGTTCGCGGCGTTTCCGATGTTTGCCGATATCAGCATCAAATTGAAAGCCTTCATCTTTTCCAATTTTATGCCCGCTACCGGCGACATCATCCAAAACTACCTTGAGCAGTTTGTCGCGAACTCCAATCGCATGACGGTGGTCGGCACCTGTGGTTTGATTGTGACCGCGCTGCTGCTGATTTACTCGGTAGACAGTGTGCTTAACCAGATCTGGCGCAGCAAAACCCCGCGTTCACTGGTGTTTTCATTTGCGGTCTACTGGATGGTACTGACTCTGGGGCCGATTCTGGTGGGGGCCAGCATGGTGATAAGCTCCTACCTGCTGTCACTGCAATGGCTGGCAAATGCTCAGGTCGACAGCATGATCGATGAGATATTGCGGGTGTTTCCGCTATTGATCTCCTGGGTCTCATTTTGGTTATTGTACAGTGTGGTGCCCACCGTGCGGGTGCCGGCCCGAGACGCGCTGATCGGCGCATTGGTCGCGGCACTGCTATTTGAGCTAGGTAAGAAAGGATTCACAATGTATATCACGCTGTTCCCCTCTTATCAGTTGATGTATGGGGTGCTGGCCGTCATCCCAATCCTATTCCTCTGGGTCTACTGGAGCTGGTGCATCGTGCTACTGGGGGCGGAA